In Agromyces archimandritae, one genomic interval encodes:
- the hisB gene encoding imidazoleglycerol-phosphate dehydratase HisB — MTSAHRTARVVRETSESSIELELDLDGTGVADVATTVPFFDHMLTAFAKHSLTDLRVRASGDTDIDVHHTVEDTGICLGQAIREALGDKHGISRYGDALVPLDEALAQAVVDISGRPYLVHTGEPAGFEFHLVGGHFTGSMVRHVFEAIAFNAGLTVHVTVLGGRDPHHIAEAEFKAFARAFRQAKARDPLVTGIPSTKGSL, encoded by the coding sequence ATGACGAGCGCACACCGCACCGCCCGAGTGGTCCGCGAGACGAGCGAGTCGAGCATCGAGCTCGAACTCGACCTCGACGGCACCGGAGTCGCCGACGTGGCCACGACGGTCCCGTTCTTCGACCACATGCTCACGGCGTTCGCGAAGCATTCGCTGACCGACCTCCGGGTGCGCGCGAGCGGCGACACCGACATCGACGTGCATCACACGGTCGAGGACACGGGCATCTGCCTGGGGCAGGCGATCCGCGAGGCGCTCGGCGACAAGCACGGCATCTCCCGCTACGGTGACGCCCTCGTCCCGCTCGACGAGGCGCTCGCACAGGCCGTCGTCGACATCTCGGGGCGGCCGTACCTCGTGCACACGGGCGAGCCCGCCGGCTTCGAGTTCCACCTCGTCGGGGGGCACTTCACGGGCTCGATGGTGCGGCACGTCTTCGAGGCGATCGCCTTCAACGCGGGCCTCACTGTGCATGTCACCGTGCTCGGCGGCCGCGACCCGCACCACATCGCCGAGGCCGAGTTCAAGGCCTTCGCGCGCGCCTTCCGGCAGGCCAAGGCGCGAGATCCGCTCGTCACCGGCATCCCGTCGACGAAGGGCAGCCTGTGA
- a CDS encoding SseB family protein: MSHPSNDGNTADSAGRPWAGRAFEANPFAGDDGRAPEALRLALEGFGAGEAGADAVVDAFREARLLIPLMAELGDGGTETGVGGLAVDKSQELSIVTVDGPDGRRVLPVFASVDAMGRWNRSARPVPADGVRVALAAADDGTELVVLDPGSPTEFVLRRPAVWAVAQQKPWKPAWAEPAVREGFLRSIASELAVVDVELAAGDPGARLAGPELVVRLRLIAGLGREELDAVLARLAKRWAADDAIATLVDSLTVKLVQAAAE, encoded by the coding sequence ATGTCGCATCCCAGTAACGACGGCAACACCGCCGATTCCGCCGGCCGCCCGTGGGCGGGCCGCGCGTTCGAGGCGAACCCGTTCGCCGGCGACGACGGCCGCGCTCCCGAGGCGCTGAGACTCGCGCTCGAGGGCTTCGGGGCGGGCGAGGCGGGTGCGGATGCCGTCGTCGACGCGTTCCGCGAGGCGCGCCTGCTGATCCCGCTGATGGCCGAACTCGGCGACGGGGGCACGGAGACGGGCGTCGGCGGTCTCGCGGTCGACAAGAGCCAGGAGCTGTCGATCGTCACGGTCGACGGCCCCGACGGCCGGCGCGTGCTGCCGGTGTTCGCCTCGGTGGATGCCATGGGCCGCTGGAACCGGTCGGCCCGCCCCGTCCCGGCCGACGGGGTTCGGGTCGCGCTCGCCGCGGCCGACGACGGCACCGAGCTCGTCGTGCTCGATCCGGGTTCGCCGACGGAGTTCGTGCTGAGGCGCCCGGCGGTGTGGGCCGTGGCGCAGCAGAAGCCGTGGAAGCCGGCCTGGGCGGAGCCGGCCGTGCGCGAGGGCTTCTTGCGTTCGATCGCCTCGGAGCTCGCCGTGGTCGACGTGGAGCTCGCCGCCGGCGATCCGGGCGCTCGGCTGGCGGGGCCGGAGCTCGTCGTCCGGCTCCGCCTGATCGCGGGCCTGGGCCGCGAGGAGCTCGACGCCGTCCTCGCCCGTCTCGCCAAGCGCTGGGCGGCCGATGACGCCATCGCGACCCTGGTCGATTCGCTGACCGTCAAGCTCGTCCAGGCCGCCGCCGAATAG
- the priA gene encoding bifunctional 1-(5-phosphoribosyl)-5-((5-phosphoribosylamino)methylideneamino)imidazole-4-carboxamide isomerase/phosphoribosylanthranilate isomerase PriA, protein MSEFSSSPRLVLLPAVDVAGGKAVRLTKGEAGTETSYGDPVQAAEEWADQGAEWIHLVDLDAAFGRGSNTGVLKRVIRQVRGVSVELSGGIRDDRSLERALELGAKRINLGTAALENPEWAASVIAQYGEAIAIGLDVRGTTLAARGWTEDGGDLWEVLDRLEDAGAARYVVTDVAKDGTLQGPNVDLLRAVTERTERPVVASGGISSLDDIAALRELVPSGLEGAIVGKALYAGAFTLPEALDVASQ, encoded by the coding sequence ATGAGTGAGTTCAGCAGTTCGCCGCGACTGGTGCTGCTTCCGGCAGTCGACGTCGCAGGCGGCAAGGCCGTCCGCCTGACGAAAGGCGAGGCCGGAACCGAGACGAGCTACGGCGACCCCGTGCAGGCCGCCGAGGAGTGGGCCGATCAGGGGGCGGAGTGGATCCACCTCGTGGATCTGGACGCGGCGTTCGGCCGCGGCAGCAACACCGGAGTCCTGAAGCGGGTCATCCGCCAGGTCCGCGGGGTGAGCGTCGAGCTCTCCGGCGGCATCCGCGACGACCGTTCCCTCGAACGGGCCCTCGAGCTCGGTGCGAAGCGCATCAACCTCGGCACCGCGGCCCTCGAGAACCCGGAATGGGCGGCGTCCGTCATCGCCCAGTACGGCGAGGCGATCGCGATCGGCCTCGACGTGCGCGGCACGACGCTGGCCGCGCGCGGCTGGACGGAGGACGGCGGCGACCTCTGGGAGGTGCTCGACCGTCTCGAGGATGCCGGGGCCGCCCGCTACGTCGTCACCGACGTCGCCAAGGACGGAACGCTCCAGGGCCCGAACGTGGATCTCCTGCGGGCCGTCACCGAACGCACCGAGCGTCCCGTGGTCGCCTCCGGCGGCATCTCGAGCCTCGACGACATCGCGGCGCTGCGCGAACTCGTGCCCTCGGGTCTCGAGGGTGCGATCGTCGGCAAGGCCCTGTACGCGGGAGCGTTCACCCTCCCCGAGGCGCTGGATGTCGCATCCCAGTAA
- a CDS encoding methylenetetrahydrofolate reductase, producing MTASADPGSDCRDVPVSFELYPPRSDAAAIALGRTIDRLAEADPEFISVTFGAGGTSRERSLTVLRYMLANTRVEPMAHLTCVGSSHEDANRLVRQFLDAGVTSFLALRGDPPKGTPEDEVVLGDLGSAAELVQLIHRVQEEREPFGQQLIPGMPGASVIRSRPRPERVAVAAFPGGHPRARTIGDEVDSLLAKEVAGATLAITQLFWRPEEYLGFVERARAGGVSIPILPGIMPTTTPARLRRLAELTGVEPPAELSIDLEIEPDASGQFELGVAWAADLARAVVAGGAPGIHLYTYNRHEAVLEVLRRIDRFAPAPATTERIRNRR from the coding sequence ATGACCGCGTCCGCTGATCCGGGGAGCGACTGTCGGGACGTTCCCGTCTCGTTCGAACTGTATCCGCCGCGCAGCGACGCGGCGGCGATCGCCCTCGGGCGGACGATCGACCGTCTCGCCGAGGCGGATCCCGAGTTCATCTCGGTGACCTTCGGCGCCGGCGGCACTTCCCGAGAACGCTCCTTGACGGTGCTGCGGTACATGCTCGCGAACACCCGGGTCGAGCCGATGGCGCATCTGACGTGCGTCGGCTCCTCTCACGAGGATGCGAACCGGCTCGTCCGCCAGTTCCTGGATGCCGGGGTCACGAGCTTCCTCGCGCTCCGCGGCGACCCGCCGAAGGGCACCCCTGAGGACGAGGTCGTGCTCGGCGACCTCGGCAGCGCCGCCGAGCTCGTCCAGCTCATCCACCGGGTGCAGGAGGAGCGCGAGCCGTTCGGCCAGCAGCTCATCCCGGGCATGCCGGGGGCGAGCGTGATCCGCTCGCGGCCGCGGCCGGAGCGCGTCGCGGTCGCCGCCTTCCCGGGCGGGCATCCGCGCGCGCGTACGATCGGCGACGAGGTGGACTCGCTGCTCGCCAAGGAGGTCGCGGGGGCGACGCTCGCGATCACGCAGCTGTTCTGGCGCCCCGAGGAGTACCTCGGTTTCGTCGAGCGAGCCCGTGCGGGCGGGGTGAGCATCCCGATCCTGCCGGGCATCATGCCCACGACCACGCCCGCGCGTCTCAGACGGCTCGCCGAGCTGACCGGCGTCGAACCGCCGGCCGAACTGTCGATCGATCTCGAGATCGAGCCGGATGCGTCCGGGCAGTTCGAGCTCGGCGTCGCCTGGGCCGCCGATCTCGCCCGCGCCGTCGTCGCAGGCGGCGCCCCCGGCATCCACCTGTACACGTACAACCGGCACGAGGCGGTGCTCGAGGTGCTTCGGCGCATCGATCGCTTCGCCCCGGCACCAGCCACCACCGAGAGGATCAGGAACCGACGATGA
- the hflX gene encoding GTPase HflX has translation MTEPGMNSREHADVDRILRNAESRSAGSSLFASSAEALMADGSDASTANGGYDGEQLDREERQALRRVSGLSTELEDVTEVEYRQLRLENVVLIGVYPQGSLDDAENSLRELSALAETAGARVLDGLLQRRPHPDPSTYLGRGKAEELAAVVASLGADTVIADSELAPSQRRALEDIVKVKVIDRTAVILDIFSQHAKSREGKAQVELAQLEYLLPRLRGWGESMSRQAGGQVGGAGAGMGSRGPGETKIELDRRRIHSRMAKLRKQIAGMKPAREAKRANRKRNAVPSVAIAGYTNAGKSSLLNRITGAGVLVENALFATLDATVRRNTTADGRVYTIADTVGFVRNLPHQLVEAFRSTLEEVADSDLVVHVVDASHPDPASQIATVRDVIGEVGARDIPELVVFNKSDLVSADERLVLAGLVPDAVFASARTGEGVAEILERIGRMLPDPTVEVELLVPYDRGDVVSTLHEAGRVLHLEYLEDGTQVRAMVSPELAGQLAEFEAAPAAR, from the coding sequence ATGACTGAACCCGGCATGAATTCACGCGAACACGCCGATGTGGACCGCATTCTCCGGAACGCGGAGTCGCGCTCGGCGGGTTCGTCGCTGTTCGCCTCCTCGGCCGAGGCGCTCATGGCCGACGGCTCCGACGCATCCACCGCGAACGGCGGCTACGACGGCGAACAGCTCGACCGCGAGGAGCGCCAGGCGCTGCGCCGCGTCAGCGGCCTGTCGACGGAGCTCGAAGACGTCACCGAGGTCGAATACCGGCAGCTCCGGCTCGAGAACGTCGTGCTCATCGGCGTGTACCCGCAGGGCTCCCTCGACGATGCCGAGAACTCCCTCCGCGAGCTCTCCGCGCTCGCCGAGACGGCCGGCGCACGCGTGCTCGACGGCCTCCTGCAGCGCCGCCCGCACCCCGACCCCAGCACCTACCTCGGCCGCGGCAAGGCGGAGGAGCTCGCCGCCGTCGTGGCCTCGCTCGGCGCCGACACCGTCATCGCCGACTCCGAGCTCGCCCCGAGCCAGCGGCGAGCCCTCGAGGACATCGTGAAGGTCAAGGTCATCGACCGCACCGCGGTCATCCTCGACATCTTCAGCCAGCACGCCAAGAGCCGCGAGGGCAAGGCGCAGGTCGAACTGGCCCAGCTCGAGTACCTGCTTCCCCGCCTGCGCGGCTGGGGCGAGTCGATGTCGCGTCAGGCCGGCGGCCAGGTCGGCGGCGCGGGCGCCGGCATGGGATCCCGCGGCCCCGGCGAGACGAAGATCGAACTCGACCGCCGCCGCATCCACTCGCGGATGGCGAAGCTGCGCAAGCAGATCGCCGGCATGAAACCGGCCCGCGAGGCCAAGCGCGCCAACCGCAAGCGCAACGCGGTGCCCTCGGTCGCGATCGCCGGGTACACCAACGCGGGCAAGTCGAGCCTGCTGAACCGGATCACGGGCGCAGGCGTCCTCGTCGAGAACGCCCTCTTCGCGACCCTGGATGCGACGGTGCGCCGCAACACCACCGCCGACGGCCGCGTGTACACGATCGCCGACACCGTCGGCTTCGTGCGGAACCTGCCGCATCAGCTCGTCGAGGCGTTCCGGTCGACGCTCGAAGAGGTCGCCGACTCCGACCTCGTGGTGCATGTGGTGGATGCCTCGCATCCCGACCCGGCGAGCCAGATCGCGACCGTGCGCGATGTCATCGGCGAGGTCGGCGCACGCGACATCCCCGAGCTCGTCGTCTTCAACAAGTCCGATCTCGTCTCCGCGGACGAGCGCCTCGTGCTGGCCGGTCTCGTGCCCGATGCGGTCTTCGCGAGCGCGCGCACGGGCGAGGGGGTCGCCGAGATCCTCGAACGGATCGGGCGGATGCTGCCCGACCCGACGGTCGAGGTCGAACTGCTCGTACCGTATGACCGGGGCGACGTCGTCTCGACGTTGCACGAGGCGGGCCGCGTGCTGCACCTCGAATACCTGGAGGACGGCACGCAGGTGCGGGCGATGGTTTCGCCGGAGCTGGCCGGGCAGCTCGCGGAGTTCGAGGCGGCACCGGCGGCGCGCTGA
- the hisH gene encoding imidazole glycerol phosphate synthase subunit HisH — MTAPKVVVLDYGSGNVHSAAKALEAAGASVRVTDDRVAALEADGLLVPGVGAFSAVVEQLNAVRGGEIIDKRLAGGRPVLGICVGMQVLFARGVERGAEVEGLGEWPGTVRGLPAEILPHIGWNTVDAPEDSRLFAGIRDERFYFVHSYAAQEWELDADGPLAAPKLTWADYGGPFLAAVENGPLSATQFHPEKSDRAGIRLLGNWLGTF; from the coding sequence GTGACCGCGCCGAAGGTCGTCGTCCTCGACTACGGCTCGGGCAACGTCCACTCGGCGGCCAAGGCGCTCGAGGCGGCCGGCGCCTCGGTGCGGGTCACCGACGACCGCGTCGCCGCCCTCGAGGCCGACGGGCTGCTGGTGCCCGGCGTCGGCGCGTTCAGCGCGGTCGTCGAACAGCTGAACGCCGTCCGCGGCGGCGAGATCATCGACAAGCGGCTGGCTGGCGGCCGGCCCGTGCTCGGGATCTGCGTCGGCATGCAGGTGCTCTTCGCACGCGGCGTCGAGCGCGGGGCCGAGGTCGAAGGGCTCGGCGAATGGCCGGGCACGGTACGCGGGCTTCCGGCCGAGATCCTGCCGCACATCGGCTGGAACACGGTCGACGCCCCCGAGGATTCCCGGCTGTTCGCGGGCATCCGCGACGAACGCTTCTATTTCGTGCACAGCTATGCCGCGCAGGAGTGGGAGCTCGACGCCGACGGGCCGCTTGCGGCCCCGAAGCTGACCTGGGCCGACTACGGCGGCCCCTTCCTCGCCGCCGTCGAGAACGGTCCGCTCTCGGCGACGCAGTTCCATCCGGAGAAGTCGGATCGTGCCGGTATCCGCCTGCTCGGCAACTGGCTCGGCACGTTCTGA
- the metE gene encoding 5-methyltetrahydropteroyltriglutamate--homocysteine S-methyltransferase, with protein sequence MTTPAFPKGTILGYPRIGRRRELKKAVEAFWAGSIDEAELERRAAELRAATRERLAGLGRGDSAIPESFSYYDQVLDAALAVGAVPERFEAPADGEIDLATAFRIARGEGEVAPLEMTKWFDSNYHYLVPEIGPETSFRVACRRIVREFVEARDAGFLTRPVIVGPVTFLLLAKAADGTPEGFTPLDRLADLVPVYAELLAELAAAGAEWVQLDEPALVSESIDIDRARTLQAIGAAYDALGAAEDRPAIFVAAPYASLGDALPALAATPVEAIGLDLVRGTLPEGLDPATEAALAAKTLVAGVIDGHNIWRGDLAAAFAQLDAVGRLTGEVAVSTSTSLLHVPHDVDDETELDERLRSWLAFADQKVAQVATLARGLVEGEAAVAAELAAATASLADRAAAPGVRVPEVRERIAALTPADAARIDYAARVAAQASLGLPELPTTTIGSFPQTADIRRARARLLRGELDEAGYTALMREEIERVIRLQEELGLDVLVHGEPERNDMVQYFAEQLDGFAVTQHGWVQSYGSRCTRPSILWGDVSRPEPMTVAWSGFAQSLTDKPVKGMLTGPVTILAWSFVRDDQPLADTAKQVALALRDEVADLQAAGIRVIQVDEPALRELLPLKRADQPAYLDWSVDAFRLATAGAGPDTQVHTHLCYSEFGQVIDAIRALDADVTSIEAARSRMEVVDDISASGFDHGIGPGVYDIHSPRVPSVEEVRGLLERAAGGVPRERLWVNPDCGLKTRGYEETVASLEHIVEAARQVRAGLVAAAD encoded by the coding sequence ATGACCACTCCAGCTTTCCCGAAGGGCACGATCCTCGGGTACCCGCGCATCGGCCGCCGCCGCGAGCTCAAGAAGGCCGTCGAGGCATTCTGGGCGGGCTCGATCGACGAGGCCGAACTCGAGCGCCGCGCGGCAGAGCTGCGTGCCGCGACCCGAGAGCGGCTCGCCGGCCTCGGCCGGGGCGACTCGGCCATCCCCGAATCGTTCTCGTACTACGACCAGGTGCTCGATGCGGCGCTCGCCGTGGGCGCCGTGCCCGAGCGCTTCGAGGCGCCGGCCGACGGCGAGATCGACCTCGCGACGGCGTTCCGCATCGCACGCGGCGAGGGCGAGGTCGCCCCGCTCGAGATGACGAAGTGGTTCGACTCGAACTACCACTACCTCGTGCCCGAGATCGGCCCGGAGACCTCGTTCCGCGTGGCGTGCCGACGCATCGTGCGCGAGTTCGTCGAGGCGCGGGATGCCGGCTTCCTCACCCGGCCGGTGATCGTCGGCCCGGTGACCTTCCTGCTGCTGGCCAAGGCGGCGGACGGGACGCCGGAGGGCTTCACGCCGCTCGATCGCCTGGCCGATCTCGTGCCGGTGTACGCGGAGCTCCTCGCCGAGCTGGCCGCAGCCGGCGCCGAATGGGTCCAGCTCGACGAGCCCGCGCTCGTCAGCGAGTCGATCGACATCGACCGTGCACGCACCCTCCAGGCGATCGGTGCGGCCTACGACGCGCTCGGCGCCGCCGAGGACCGACCGGCGATCTTCGTCGCCGCCCCGTACGCATCCCTCGGCGATGCCCTGCCGGCGCTTGCGGCGACACCGGTCGAAGCGATCGGCCTCGACCTCGTGCGCGGCACCCTCCCGGAGGGGCTCGATCCGGCGACCGAGGCCGCGCTCGCCGCGAAGACCCTCGTCGCGGGCGTCATCGACGGACACAACATCTGGCGCGGCGACCTGGCCGCGGCCTTCGCTCAGCTGGACGCCGTCGGCCGACTCACGGGCGAGGTCGCCGTGTCGACCTCGACGTCGCTCCTGCACGTTCCGCACGACGTCGACGACGAGACCGAACTCGACGAGCGGCTGCGCTCCTGGCTCGCCTTCGCCGACCAGAAGGTCGCACAGGTCGCGACCCTGGCCCGGGGCCTCGTCGAGGGCGAGGCTGCCGTCGCCGCCGAGCTCGCCGCCGCGACGGCCTCGCTCGCCGACCGCGCGGCCGCACCGGGGGTGCGGGTGCCGGAGGTGCGCGAGCGCATCGCAGCCCTGACGCCGGCGGATGCCGCCCGCATCGACTACGCCGCGCGCGTGGCCGCACAGGCGTCGCTCGGTCTGCCCGAGCTGCCGACGACGACGATCGGCTCCTTCCCGCAGACCGCCGACATCCGTCGCGCCCGCGCCCGGCTGCTCCGCGGCGAACTCGACGAGGCCGGCTACACGGCCCTCATGCGCGAGGAGATCGAGCGCGTGATCCGCCTGCAGGAGGAGCTCGGCCTCGACGTCCTCGTGCACGGAGAGCCCGAGCGCAACGACATGGTGCAGTACTTCGCCGAGCAGCTCGACGGCTTCGCGGTGACGCAGCACGGCTGGGTGCAGTCCTACGGTTCGCGCTGCACGCGCCCGTCGATCCTGTGGGGCGACGTGTCGCGGCCCGAGCCGATGACGGTCGCCTGGTCGGGTTTCGCGCAGTCCCTCACCGACAAGCCCGTCAAGGGCATGCTGACGGGGCCGGTGACGATCCTCGCGTGGTCGTTCGTCCGCGACGACCAGCCGCTGGCCGACACGGCGAAGCAGGTCGCCCTCGCTCTCCGCGACGAGGTCGCCGACCTCCAGGCCGCCGGCATCCGCGTCATCCAGGTCGACGAGCCGGCGTTGCGCGAACTGCTGCCGCTGAAGCGTGCCGACCAGCCCGCCTACCTCGACTGGTCGGTGGATGCGTTCCGTCTCGCGACGGCCGGTGCCGGCCCCGACACGCAGGTGCACACGCACCTCTGCTACTCGGAGTTCGGCCAGGTCATCGACGCGATCCGCGCCCTGGATGCCGACGTCACGTCGATCGAGGCGGCCCGCAGCCGCATGGAAGTCGTCGACGACATCAGCGCTTCCGGCTTCGACCACGGCATCGGGCCGGGGGTGTACGACATCCATTCGCCGCGCGTGCCGAGCGTCGAGGAGGTGCGCGGCCTGCTCGAGCGTGCCGCCGGCGGTGTTCCGCGCGAGCGGCTGTGGGTGAACCCGGACTGCGGGCTGAAGACCCGCGGCTACGAGGAGACCGTCGCGAGCCTGGAGCACATCGTCGAGGCCGCCCGTCAGGTGCGGGCCGGGCTCGTCGCCGCGGCCGACTGA
- the lexA gene encoding transcriptional repressor LexA has protein sequence MDEAQKPAKARRRRSLTPKQQAILAAIQDSVATRGYPPSMREIGDAVGLSSLSSVTHQLGQLELAGYLRRDPNRPRALEVLIELPGRERTAPDSAAPAAVPAPVGDATMVPLVGRIAAGVPITAEQQIEEIFPLPRQLVGKGELFMLKVIGDSMIDAAICDGDWVVVRQQPTAENGEIVAAMLDGEATVKVFRQRDGHTWLLPRNSAFEPIMGDEAEVLGKVVAVLRTV, from the coding sequence ATCGACGAGGCGCAGAAGCCGGCGAAGGCACGGCGGCGGCGCTCGCTGACCCCCAAACAGCAGGCCATCCTCGCCGCCATCCAGGATTCGGTCGCCACCCGCGGCTACCCGCCGAGCATGCGCGAGATCGGCGACGCCGTCGGGCTCTCCTCGCTCTCGAGCGTGACCCACCAGCTCGGCCAGCTCGAACTCGCCGGCTACCTGCGCCGCGACCCGAACCGTCCGCGGGCGCTCGAGGTGCTCATCGAACTGCCCGGCCGGGAGCGCACGGCGCCCGACAGCGCCGCGCCCGCGGCCGTGCCGGCCCCCGTCGGCGACGCGACCATGGTGCCGCTCGTCGGCCGCATCGCCGCCGGCGTGCCGATCACCGCCGAGCAGCAGATCGAGGAGATCTTCCCCCTGCCGCGCCAGCTCGTCGGCAAGGGCGAACTGTTCATGCTGAAGGTCATCGGCGACTCGATGATCGACGCCGCCATCTGCGACGGCGACTGGGTCGTCGTCCGCCAGCAGCCGACCGCCGAGAACGGCGAGATCGTCGCCGCCATGCTCGACGGCGAGGCGACCGTGAAGGTCTTCCGCCAGCGCGACGGTCACACCTGGTTGCTGCCGCGCAACTCGGCGTTCGAGCCGATCATGGGCGACGAGGCCGAGGTGCTCGGCAAGGTCGTCGCGGTGCTCCGCACGGTCTGA
- a CDS encoding LysM peptidoglycan-binding domain-containing protein: MSTMAFPATASARMPRRPDPAPRTRLRLTRRGRAVFTGLAAAPLAALAFVWMIASGGAIAEVPGGAPEVRYVTVEPGASLWAIAETAAPDADPRVVVDEIVRLNGLDDVVLQAGQLLALPLGL; this comes from the coding sequence ATGAGCACGATGGCATTCCCGGCCACGGCATCCGCCCGCATGCCGCGGCGCCCGGATCCGGCGCCGCGCACGAGGCTCAGGCTCACCAGGCGCGGTCGAGCGGTCTTCACGGGGCTCGCGGCGGCACCGCTCGCCGCGCTCGCCTTCGTCTGGATGATCGCCTCCGGCGGTGCGATCGCCGAGGTGCCGGGCGGGGCGCCCGAGGTCCGCTACGTCACGGTCGAACCCGGTGCGTCGCTCTGGGCCATCGCCGAAACCGCAGCCCCCGATGCCGACCCCCGGGTCGTGGTCGACGAGATCGTCCGCCTGAACGGCCTCGACGACGTCGTGCTGCAGGCCGGGCAGCTCCTGGCGCTCCCGCTCGGGCTCTGA
- a CDS encoding histidinol-phosphate transaminase, with product MTQLDDLPIRDDLRGKSAYGAPQQRVPVALNVNENTHPIPEDVAHDIVARVAAAVIGLNRYPDREFTELREALAGYLGHGLSAEQIWAANGSNEVLQQILQAFGGPGRSLLGFGPTYSMYRILADGTGTRWIEATRDEDYELGPETALAAIREHDPDVVFLCSPNNPTGTPLSIETITAVADAARGIVVVDEAYAEFAEPGTPSALTLLPGRPRLIVSRTMSKAFAFAGARVGYLAADPAVTDALRLVRLPYHLSAITQAAALGALAHAPEMLATVGEIRLQRERIGVELARLGYRPYRSGSNFVLFGGVDDPQALFRALLERGVLIRDIGLPGTMRVSAGTEAETTAFLEALAAIGGA from the coding sequence GTGACCCAGCTCGACGACCTCCCGATCCGCGACGATCTTCGCGGCAAGTCCGCCTACGGGGCCCCTCAGCAGCGCGTGCCCGTCGCGCTGAACGTCAACGAGAACACGCATCCCATCCCCGAGGATGTGGCGCACGACATCGTCGCCCGCGTGGCCGCCGCCGTCATCGGCCTGAACCGTTACCCCGACCGCGAATTCACCGAACTGCGCGAGGCCCTCGCCGGCTACCTCGGGCACGGCCTGTCGGCCGAGCAGATCTGGGCGGCGAACGGCTCGAACGAGGTGCTCCAGCAGATCCTGCAGGCCTTCGGCGGCCCGGGCCGTTCCCTCCTCGGCTTCGGCCCGACGTACTCGATGTACCGCATCCTGGCCGACGGCACGGGCACCCGGTGGATCGAGGCGACCCGCGACGAGGACTACGAGCTCGGCCCCGAGACGGCGCTCGCCGCGATCCGCGAGCACGACCCGGACGTCGTCTTCCTCTGCTCGCCGAATAATCCGACCGGCACGCCCCTGTCGATCGAGACGATCACGGCCGTCGCCGACGCGGCCCGCGGCATCGTCGTCGTCGACGAGGCCTACGCCGAGTTCGCCGAGCCCGGCACACCGAGCGCCCTGACGCTGCTACCCGGGCGCCCCCGCCTGATCGTGTCGCGCACGATGAGCAAGGCCTTCGCCTTCGCCGGGGCCCGCGTCGGCTACCTCGCCGCCGATCCGGCCGTCACCGACGCGCTCCGCCTCGTGCGGCTGCCGTACCACCTGTCGGCGATCACCCAGGCCGCAGCCCTGGGGGCCCTCGCGCACGCGCCGGAGATGCTCGCGACCGTCGGTGAGATCCGGCTGCAGCGCGAACGCATCGGCGTCGAACTCGCCCGCCTCGGGTACCGCCCCTACCGTTCGGGGTCGAACTTCGTGCTCTTCGGCGGGGTCGACGACCCGCAAGCCCTGTTCCGGGCGCTTCTGGAGCGCGGGGTGCTGATCCGCGACATCGGGCTGCCGGGCACGATGCGCGTCAGCGCCGGCACCGAGGCCGAGACGACGGCCTTCCTCGAGGCGCTCGCCGCGATCGGGGGGGCGTGA
- a CDS encoding alpha/beta fold hydrolase encodes MVVGMQLAVHETGHGPRTAILIHGIMSDSRAWHRVVAELVAKDVRVIAVDLAGHGKSARSARYSPKAWADDVVETVEPLLTGAPDVVMGHSLGGLVASLVADRLAPRAAIYIDPAFSFPKGPYGWLMKLAFALMPRPKRSALVRMNPKWHADDVDIELATLRDWDKRTILGLADSRALVPPSQPAMPSLVVLAEKSLLITKKVAAQMRADGLTVATVPGTGHTVFRDDHAGFMETIRTWVASLALQPEPALATVPIRATVPIRD; translated from the coding sequence ATGGTCGTGGGCATGCAGCTAGCGGTACATGAGACGGGGCACGGGCCTCGCACGGCGATTCTGATCCACGGCATCATGTCGGATTCGCGTGCGTGGCACCGTGTGGTCGCCGAGCTCGTGGCCAAGGACGTGCGGGTGATCGCGGTGGATCTCGCCGGCCACGGCAAGAGCGCACGTTCCGCCCGGTACTCGCCGAAGGCGTGGGCCGATGACGTCGTCGAGACCGTCGAGCCGCTGTTGACCGGGGCGCCGGACGTGGTGATGGGGCATTCGCTCGGCGGGCTCGTCGCCTCGCTCGTCGCCGATCGTCTCGCGCCGCGTGCGGCGATCTACATCGACCCCGCGTTCTCGTTCCCGAAGGGCCCGTACGGCTGGCTCATGAAGCTCGCCTTCGCGCTCATGCCGCGGCCGAAGCGCTCGGCGCTGGTCCGGATGAATCCGAAGTGGCATGCGGACGACGTCGACATCGAGCTGGCGACCCTCCGCGACTGGGATAAGCGCACGATCCTCGGCCTGGCCGATTCGCGGGCGCTCGTGCCGCCGTCGCAGCCGGCGATGCCGAGCCTGGTGGTGCTCGCCGAGAAGAGCCTGCTCATCACGAAGAAGGTCGCGGCGCAGATGCGCGCCGATGGCCTCACGGTCGCGACGGTGCCCGGCACGGGCCACACCGTCTTCCGCGATGATCACGCCGGGTTCATGGAGACGATCCGAACGTGGGTCGCTTCGCTCGCCCTGCAGCCCGAGCCGGCGCTCGCGACGGTGCCGATCCGAGCGACGGTGCCGATCCGCGACTGA